Proteins encoded in a region of the Halothiobacillus diazotrophicus genome:
- a CDS encoding valine--tRNA ligase — MEKTYSPAEIEAPCYARWQAGGYFQPRADLPADAPSYCIMLPPPNVTGRLHMGHAFQDTLMDMLTRLHRMQGDRTLWQPGTDHAGIATQMVVERQLEAEGKTRHDLGREAFTDKVWAWKSQSGGFITEQMRRLGASCDWSRERFTMDEGLSEAVREVFVRLYEDGLIYRGKRLVNWDPVLQTAVSDLEVLSEEETGHMWHLRYPLTDGSGHLIVATTRPETMLGDAAVAVHPEDERYKHLIGKTLTLPLVGREIPIIGDDYVDPEFGSGCVKITPAHDFNDYAVGQRHNLPLLNVLTPDARIRAACERVGAQSQSVDADLPKAYAGLDRYEARDRIVHDLKERDLLEKIDDHKLMVPRGDRSGAVIEPMLTDQWFVDLTRETTDDGRPGGLAAITRPALDAVRGGAIKFVPENWSNTYFQWLENIQDWCISRQIWWGHRIPAWYDAEGNVFVGRSEAEVRAAHKLADNVALNQDNDVLDTWFSSALWPFSTLGWPANTEELAAFYPTSVLVTGFDIIFFWVARMVMMGKYFAGDVPFREVYVHGLIRDAQGQKMSKSKGNVLDPIDLIDGIDLEALVAKRTSGLMQPAMAKRIEKDTRKEFPDGIPAFGTDALRFTFAALATTGRDIRFDLGRIEGYRNFCNKLWNASRFVAMQCEGEDTGLGDEPVTLGDVDRWIVSRLQQCEAEVSRHFAEYRFDLAAHALYEFTWNEYCDWYLEFTKPALKHGDAATQRGTRRTLVRVLETLLRLMHPIIPYITETIWQRVAPLAGIDTTAATSSIMARHYPKADEGKISAEALESVEWLKQVILGVRRIRAEMDIAPGKPLSILVTQATTEEQARFARFGELLNGVGRISDVTTLAEGEPVPEAAMALVGSMQIHIPLAGLIDKDAELARLDREIGKLEAEIAKARAKLDNPGFADRAPPAVVAQERERLEKFTASLGDLQSQRTRIERL; from the coding sequence ATGGAAAAAACCTACAGCCCTGCCGAGATCGAAGCCCCCTGTTATGCCCGCTGGCAGGCTGGCGGCTATTTCCAACCCCGAGCCGATCTGCCGGCCGATGCGCCCAGCTACTGCATCATGCTGCCGCCCCCGAACGTCACCGGTCGTTTGCACATGGGGCACGCCTTCCAGGACACCCTGATGGACATGCTGACCCGCCTGCATCGCATGCAGGGGGACCGCACGCTGTGGCAGCCGGGTACCGATCACGCGGGTATCGCCACCCAGATGGTGGTGGAGCGGCAGCTCGAAGCCGAAGGCAAGACCCGGCACGATCTGGGGCGCGAGGCGTTCACCGACAAGGTCTGGGCCTGGAAGAGCCAGTCCGGCGGATTCATCACCGAGCAGATGCGTCGCCTGGGTGCCTCCTGCGACTGGTCCCGCGAGCGCTTCACCATGGACGAGGGCCTGTCCGAGGCCGTGCGCGAAGTATTCGTCCGTCTCTACGAGGACGGCCTGATCTACCGGGGCAAGCGACTGGTGAACTGGGATCCGGTGCTACAGACGGCCGTCTCCGATCTGGAAGTGCTGAGCGAGGAAGAAACCGGCCATATGTGGCACCTGCGCTATCCGCTGACCGACGGCAGTGGTCATCTGATCGTGGCCACCACCCGCCCGGAAACCATGCTGGGCGATGCGGCCGTGGCAGTCCATCCGGAAGACGAGCGCTACAAGCACCTGATCGGCAAGACCCTGACCCTGCCGCTGGTCGGCCGTGAAATCCCGATCATCGGCGACGATTACGTCGATCCGGAATTCGGCTCCGGCTGCGTCAAGATCACGCCGGCCCACGATTTCAACGATTATGCGGTCGGTCAGCGGCACAACCTGCCCCTGCTGAACGTGCTGACGCCGGATGCACGCATCCGCGCGGCCTGCGAGCGGGTCGGCGCACAAAGCCAGTCCGTGGATGCGGATCTGCCCAAGGCCTATGCCGGTCTGGATCGCTATGAAGCCCGCGATCGCATCGTCCACGATCTGAAGGAACGCGATCTGCTGGAAAAGATCGACGATCACAAGCTGATGGTGCCGCGCGGCGATCGCAGCGGGGCGGTGATCGAGCCGATGCTGACTGATCAGTGGTTCGTCGATCTCACCCGCGAAACGACCGACGACGGTCGTCCGGGCGGCCTCGCGGCCATCACCCGTCCGGCGTTGGATGCCGTGCGCGGCGGGGCGATCAAGTTCGTGCCGGAAAACTGGTCGAACACCTACTTCCAGTGGCTGGAAAACATCCAGGACTGGTGCATCAGCCGCCAGATCTGGTGGGGCCATCGCATTCCCGCCTGGTACGACGCCGAAGGCAATGTCTTCGTCGGGCGGAGCGAGGCCGAGGTACGCGCGGCGCACAAGCTGGCGGACAACGTGGCGCTGAACCAGGACAACGATGTGCTCGATACTTGGTTCTCGTCGGCACTGTGGCCGTTTTCCACCCTGGGCTGGCCAGCGAACACCGAGGAACTGGCCGCCTTCTATCCCACCAGCGTGCTGGTCACGGGCTTCGACATCATCTTCTTCTGGGTTGCCCGGATGGTGATGATGGGCAAGTACTTCGCCGGCGACGTGCCGTTCCGCGAAGTGTACGTGCATGGCCTGATCCGCGACGCGCAGGGCCAGAAGATGTCCAAGTCCAAGGGCAACGTGCTCGACCCGATCGACCTGATCGACGGTATCGATCTGGAGGCCCTGGTGGCCAAGCGGACCTCCGGCCTCATGCAGCCGGCCATGGCCAAGCGCATCGAGAAGGACACGCGCAAGGAGTTCCCGGACGGCATCCCGGCCTTCGGCACGGATGCGCTGCGTTTCACCTTCGCGGCGCTGGCGACGACCGGTCGCGACATCCGCTTCGATCTGGGCCGGATCGAGGGCTACCGCAATTTCTGCAACAAGTTGTGGAACGCCAGCCGCTTCGTGGCGATGCAGTGCGAGGGTGAAGATACCGGACTGGGCGACGAACCGGTGACGCTCGGTGACGTGGACCGCTGGATCGTCAGTCGTCTGCAGCAATGCGAGGCCGAGGTGTCCCGCCATTTCGCCGAGTACCGCTTCGATCTCGCCGCCCACGCCCTGTACGAGTTCACCTGGAACGAGTACTGCGACTGGTACCTGGAATTCACCAAGCCAGCACTCAAGCACGGTGATGCGGCCACCCAGCGCGGTACCCGCCGTACCCTGGTCCGGGTGCTGGAAACCCTGCTGCGCCTGATGCATCCGATCATTCCGTACATCACGGAAACGATCTGGCAGCGGGTCGCGCCCCTGGCCGGTATCGACACGACGGCGGCCACATCCAGCATCATGGCGCGGCACTACCCCAAAGCCGACGAAGGAAAGATCAGTGCCGAGGCGCTCGAATCCGTCGAGTGGCTCAAGCAGGTGATTCTCGGGGTGCGCCGTATTCGCGCGGAGATGGACATCGCCCCCGGCAAGCCGCTGTCGATCCTGGTGACCCAGGCGACCACCGAGGAACAGGCGCGGTTTGCCCGGTTTGGTGAATTGCTCAATGGCGTCGGCCGGATCAGTGACGTGACAACCCTGGCCGAGGGCGAGCCCGTGCCGGAAGCGGCGATGGCCCTGGTCGGCAGCATGCAGATCCACATCCCGCTGGCTGGCCTGATCGACAAGGATGCCGAACTCGCGCGCCTGGATCGCGAGATCGGCAAGCTCGAGGCCGAGATCGCCAAGGCGCGGGCCAAGCTCGACAACCCCGGCTTCGCCGACCGGGCGCCGCCGGCCGTGGTGGCTCAGGAGCGCGAGCGTCTGGAAAAATTCACCGCCAGTCTCGGTGACCTCCAATCCCAGCGGACGCGCATCGAGCGGCTTTAA
- a CDS encoding DUF485 domain-containing protein: protein MNKELAEQIQSDPDFQALVRHRTRTNWIMAITVIVVYFAFILMIAYFPKMLGTKIAAGSEISVGIVAGFLIIVFSFLMTGLYVRKANATYDALTARIKETAQ from the coding sequence ATGAATAAAGAACTTGCAGAGCAAATCCAGAGCGATCCGGATTTCCAGGCTCTGGTTCGCCACCGCACGCGAACCAACTGGATCATGGCCATCACGGTGATCGTGGTCTACTTCGCCTTCATATTAATGATCGCCTATTTCCCCAAAATGCTGGGCACGAAGATCGCCGCAGGGTCCGAAATTTCCGTGGGCATCGTGGCCGGGTTTCTGATCATCGTCTTCTCCTTCCTCATGACCGGATTGTACGTACGCAAGGCCAATGCGACCTACGATGCGTTGACCGCCCGCATCAAGGAGACAGCACAATGA
- a CDS encoding lysylphosphatidylglycerol synthase transmembrane domain-containing protein, producing the protein MTPPTTTSTRPRRRHALILAWLAVLAALTAVVLWIGPEKLIAPWQAIPPGSLLVVLTLMVLSYVLRALRIQRYFHAELSGQFWATMKLATWHILLNNLLPMRAGEISFPVLMQRYFNLSARRTVPVLFWFRLLDLQAIVLIGLLAALWGTGFSDRWLWPVLILLPAPLLAYLARHWVAHWLIGRPAGKWRDRLLDSVESLPENARSFLSTLGWTWINWLVKLLTLAWVLAALAPVSLVQAVAGAIGGDLTTVLPIHAPGGFGTFEAGVMLALQPFAVPVQTALAAAVNLHLFLLGSSILAGLAVLMIRTPEPVLSTGNASPKH; encoded by the coding sequence ATGACCCCGCCCACAACGACATCCACCAGACCCCGTCGCAGACACGCCCTGATCCTGGCCTGGCTTGCTGTTCTCGCCGCTCTGACGGCGGTCGTTCTGTGGATCGGCCCTGAGAAGCTGATCGCGCCCTGGCAGGCCATTCCCCCCGGGAGCCTGCTCGTGGTGCTGACCCTGATGGTATTGAGCTACGTCCTGCGCGCCCTGCGCATCCAGCGGTATTTCCACGCGGAGCTTTCGGGTCAGTTCTGGGCGACAATGAAACTCGCCACCTGGCACATCCTGCTCAACAATCTGCTGCCGATGCGGGCTGGCGAAATCAGCTTTCCCGTCCTGATGCAACGGTACTTCAATCTCTCGGCCCGACGTACGGTACCCGTGCTGTTCTGGTTCCGACTGCTCGATCTGCAGGCCATCGTGCTGATCGGTCTGCTGGCCGCCCTCTGGGGCACCGGGTTTTCCGACCGATGGCTCTGGCCCGTGCTGATTCTGCTTCCTGCCCCGCTGCTGGCCTATCTGGCGCGTCATTGGGTCGCTCACTGGCTGATCGGACGACCCGCCGGAAAATGGCGCGACCGCCTGCTCGACAGCGTCGAGAGCCTGCCGGAAAACGCCCGCAGCTTTCTGTCCACCCTGGGCTGGACCTGGATCAACTGGCTGGTGAAGCTGCTGACCCTGGCCTGGGTACTGGCCGCGCTGGCGCCGGTTTCCCTGGTACAGGCCGTGGCCGGGGCGATCGGCGGGGACTTGACGACGGTACTGCCCATCCACGCCCCGGGTGGATTCGGCACCTTCGAGGCCGGCGTGATGCTGGCACTGCAGCCCTTTGCCGTGCCGGTTCAGACGGCGCTGGCCGCTGCCGTCAATCTGCATCTGTTCCTGCTGGGCTCCTCGATCCTGGCGGGCTTGGCCGTACTGATGATTCGCACGCCGGAACCCGTTCTGTCGACCGGCAACGCGTCACCCAAACACTGA
- a CDS encoding DNA polymerase III subunit chi — protein MSAVIFHLIDDAELDAFWFYAADLCAQAAAEERMTYVVCANLEHVESFDEYLWGYRPDAFVPHTADPEDAAHAPLFIGMDPAAGGFDHVINLSGKAIERVAERQTVDEIVDASEASREAARARWRDYQQAGAMPQHRSIPRVDREGD, from the coding sequence ATGAGTGCAGTGATATTTCATTTGATCGACGATGCGGAACTGGATGCGTTCTGGTTCTATGCCGCGGATCTGTGCGCCCAGGCGGCTGCCGAAGAGCGCATGACCTATGTGGTCTGCGCCAACCTCGAGCATGTCGAGAGCTTCGACGAGTATCTGTGGGGCTATCGTCCCGATGCCTTCGTGCCGCACACCGCCGATCCCGAGGATGCCGCGCATGCGCCTCTGTTCATCGGCATGGACCCGGCGGCAGGCGGTTTCGATCACGTGATCAACCTGTCCGGCAAGGCGATCGAGCGTGTGGCCGAGCGCCAGACCGTCGATGAGATCGTGGATGCCAGCGAAGCCAGTCGGGAAGCGGCCCGCGCCCGTTGGCGCGATTACCAGCAGGCCGGTGCCATGCCGCAGCATCGGTCGATTCCGCGCGTCGATCGCGAGGGCGACTGA
- a CDS encoding diguanylate cyclase domain-containing protein, producing the protein MKLPRYANTLVARLIGFGIFLVLLGTVGRYFILVGYIRDNLIEISSAQQTTLAHAAAQDINERLTERLSYLNRLAAALPRDRLKNPEQLHAWLQDHAKLQSLFSLGIMIADPQGTVLTDYPAIPGRTGRSLARNPDFAHLLAGNAGVGAPMIGQLTREPLIPMGVTVHNAQGQVQAVLIGISALAAPHFLSFLEEGRQASSSTFLLVSPKDKLMMDFSGPVPTLQPLPSPGIANTLLERAVTGFRGSGITRNPRGIEEIAAVADIPSMGWFVMASVPASVALAAVEETKSYLLWHLLLLLAIGLPAIGLFVTWVLRPLFLAAEKAEKMARGEIPLEPLPVVRADEVGHLTGAFNRLLNKLAQSQAELQHMAYHDTLTGLANRSLLVDRLGLALAGANRHDTRLAVLFMDLDGFKIINDTMGHEAGDAVLRTVAQRLSSVVRQVDTLARIGGDEFVLLAVDLPHEPDDCAERIARKCINAVTTPLRIREIECRLGISIGIALCCGDCQPERILAEADKAMYQAKQQGNGSYRIISSCTEHHMLALEH; encoded by the coding sequence ATGAAGTTGCCCCGATACGCCAACACACTGGTCGCCCGCCTGATCGGCTTCGGGATATTCCTGGTACTCCTTGGCACGGTCGGTCGGTATTTCATTCTGGTCGGTTACATTCGTGACAACCTGATCGAGATTTCATCCGCCCAACAAACAACCCTGGCGCACGCGGCAGCCCAGGACATCAACGAACGACTCACCGAGCGGCTCAGTTACCTGAACAGACTGGCGGCCGCACTTCCCCGTGATCGGCTGAAAAATCCCGAACAATTACACGCCTGGCTTCAGGATCACGCAAAACTCCAGTCGCTGTTTTCCCTAGGCATCATGATAGCCGACCCACAAGGAACGGTACTGACGGATTACCCCGCGATTCCCGGGCGAACGGGCCGCTCCCTCGCCAGAAACCCCGATTTTGCCCACCTGCTTGCCGGGAACGCCGGCGTGGGCGCGCCCATGATCGGTCAGTTGACGCGGGAGCCGCTGATCCCCATGGGCGTTACCGTCCACAATGCCCAGGGACAAGTTCAGGCCGTCCTGATCGGCATCAGCGCATTGGCCGCACCGCATTTCCTGAGTTTTCTGGAAGAAGGGCGACAGGCGTCATCAAGCACATTTCTGCTGGTTTCGCCCAAGGACAAGCTCATGATGGATTTCAGTGGGCCCGTACCCACGCTTCAACCCTTGCCTTCGCCCGGTATCGCCAACACCTTGCTGGAACGTGCTGTAACGGGCTTTCGCGGCAGTGGCATCACCCGAAATCCCCGAGGCATCGAAGAGATCGCAGCAGTTGCCGACATCCCCAGCATGGGCTGGTTCGTGATGGCTTCCGTGCCCGCCTCGGTAGCATTGGCCGCGGTCGAGGAAACAAAATCCTACCTGCTCTGGCATCTGTTGCTTTTGCTCGCCATCGGCCTGCCCGCCATCGGCCTGTTCGTCACCTGGGTACTGCGCCCCCTGTTTCTTGCGGCGGAAAAGGCCGAAAAAATGGCCCGCGGCGAGATTCCGCTCGAGCCCCTGCCCGTCGTCCGCGCGGACGAAGTCGGCCACCTGACCGGTGCGTTCAATCGATTGCTGAACAAATTGGCCCAGAGTCAGGCCGAATTGCAGCACATGGCCTATCACGACACACTGACAGGCTTGGCGAATCGCAGCCTGCTCGTGGACCGCCTGGGGTTGGCGCTGGCGGGGGCCAATCGTCATGACACGCGACTGGCCGTACTGTTCATGGATCTGGACGGATTCAAGATCATCAACGACACAATGGGGCACGAGGCGGGCGATGCCGTCCTCCGGACGGTAGCCCAGCGCCTGTCGTCGGTGGTTCGCCAGGTCGATACGCTGGCGCGCATCGGCGGCGACGAGTTCGTGTTACTGGCCGTGGATCTGCCGCACGAACCGGACGATTGCGCGGAGCGCATCGCGCGCAAATGCATCAACGCCGTCACGACCCCCTTGCGCATTCGTGAAATCGAATGCCGACTGGGAATATCGATCGGCATCGCACTCTGTTGCGGCGACTGCCAACCTGAGCGCATTCTTGCCGAAGCGGACAAGGCCATGTACCAGGCGAAGCAGCAGGGGAACGGCAGTTATCGGATCATCTCGTCCTGCACCGAACACCACATGTTGGCATTGGAACACTGA
- a CDS encoding DUF302 domain-containing protein produces MNWLRRILLVVLAFVAGNAMADVGLIRHKSAWSVEETMSRAEQIVKERGFTIFAMVDHAKGGASVGDELRPTQLLIFGNPKGGTPFMQCAQTVGIDLPLKILVWQDAAGQVWLGYNDPEWIARRHRVPKCPAAAKISKGMADLVDAILKK; encoded by the coding sequence ATGAACTGGTTGCGTCGTATTTTGCTGGTGGTCCTTGCATTCGTTGCCGGGAATGCCATGGCGGATGTCGGATTGATCCGTCATAAGAGTGCCTGGAGCGTGGAAGAAACCATGAGTCGTGCCGAGCAGATAGTCAAGGAACGGGGATTTACGATCTTTGCGATGGTCGATCACGCGAAGGGCGGTGCCAGCGTCGGCGATGAGCTGCGTCCGACGCAACTGCTGATCTTCGGGAATCCCAAGGGCGGGACCCCCTTCATGCAATGCGCTCAGACCGTCGGGATCGATCTGCCGCTGAAGATTCTGGTCTGGCAGGACGCCGCGGGTCAGGTCTGGCTGGGGTACAACGATCCGGAATGGATCGCCCGGCGACACCGGGTACCGAAGTGTCCCGCTGCCGCGAAGATCAGCAAGGGCATGGCCGATCTCGTCGATGCCATTCTGAAGAAGTAG
- a CDS encoding cation acetate symporter → MKNPMLILAGLAALLTTFLFSTGALAADAAQKSINAPAVTMFVIFVALTLVVTYWAAKKTRTAKDFYAAGGNITGFQNGLALAGDYMSAASFLGIAALVYANGFDGLIYSIGFLVGWPIMLFLLAEKLRNLGKYTFADVASYRLSQAPIRTVAAISSLIVVAMYLIAQMVGAGKLIQVLFGLPYSYAVVIVGVLMMVYVTLGGMLATTWVQIIKAVLLLSGATFMALAVLYAFGFDFNAMFSKAVEISPKHEAIMAPGSLIHDPISAISLGLALMFGVAGLPHILMRFFTVSDAKEARKSVFVATGFIGYFYILTFIIGFGAIIMVSTNPAYLDAAHKLIGGNNMAAIHLSHAIGGDVFLGFISAVAFATILAVVSGLTLAGASAVSHDLYANVFRHGRVDEKTEMRASRLATLALGILAIFLGIAFEKQNIAFMVGLAFAVAASANFPVLFLALYWKKLTTRGAVMGGLGGLLTAMVLVILSQSVWVDVLGNASAIMPYKYPAIFSMPVAFVLAWLFSVTDNSQRAQEERARFHAQYVRSETGIGAEGATRH, encoded by the coding sequence ATGAAAAACCCAATGCTGATCCTTGCCGGCCTGGCCGCACTGTTGACCACATTCCTCTTCTCCACGGGCGCTCTGGCCGCCGACGCCGCCCAGAAATCCATCAATGCGCCGGCGGTCACGATGTTCGTGATCTTCGTCGCACTGACTCTGGTCGTGACCTACTGGGCCGCCAAGAAAACCCGTACGGCCAAGGACTTCTACGCTGCCGGCGGTAACATTACCGGCTTCCAGAACGGCCTCGCGCTGGCCGGTGACTACATGTCCGCCGCCTCGTTCCTCGGCATCGCCGCCCTCGTCTACGCCAATGGCTTCGACGGCCTGATCTACTCGATCGGCTTCCTGGTCGGCTGGCCCATCATGCTGTTCCTGCTGGCCGAAAAGCTGCGCAACCTCGGTAAGTACACCTTCGCCGACGTCGCTTCCTACCGGCTCTCGCAGGCCCCGATCCGTACGGTCGCCGCCATTTCCTCGCTGATCGTGGTCGCCATGTACCTGATCGCTCAGATGGTCGGCGCCGGCAAGCTGATCCAGGTCCTGTTCGGCCTGCCCTACAGCTACGCGGTCGTGATCGTCGGCGTATTGATGATGGTCTACGTCACACTCGGCGGCATGCTCGCCACCACCTGGGTACAGATCATCAAGGCCGTACTGCTGCTCTCCGGCGCCACCTTCATGGCGCTGGCCGTTTTGTATGCATTCGGCTTCGACTTCAACGCCATGTTCAGCAAGGCGGTGGAAATCAGTCCGAAACATGAAGCGATCATGGCACCGGGCAGCCTGATCCACGACCCGATTTCCGCGATCTCCCTGGGCCTTGCACTGATGTTCGGCGTGGCGGGCCTGCCGCACATCCTGATGCGTTTCTTCACCGTCAGCGATGCCAAGGAAGCGCGGAAATCCGTCTTCGTGGCCACCGGCTTCATCGGCTACTTCTACATCCTGACCTTCATCATCGGCTTCGGTGCGATCATCATGGTCTCCACCAACCCGGCCTATCTGGATGCGGCGCACAAGCTGATCGGCGGCAACAACATGGCCGCGATCCACCTGTCCCACGCCATCGGCGGTGACGTGTTCCTCGGCTTCATCTCGGCCGTCGCCTTCGCCACCATCCTCGCGGTGGTTTCCGGTCTGACGCTGGCCGGCGCCTCTGCGGTATCCCACGACCTCTATGCGAACGTGTTCCGTCACGGCCGCGTGGACGAGAAGACCGAAATGCGTGCCTCCCGCCTCGCCACGCTGGCGCTGGGCATCCTGGCCATCTTCCTGGGCATTGCCTTCGAAAAGCAGAACATCGCCTTCATGGTGGGTCTGGCCTTCGCGGTTGCCGCGTCCGCCAACTTCCCTGTGCTGTTCCTGGCGCTGTACTGGAAAAAGCTCACCACGCGTGGCGCGGTGATGGGTGGCCTGGGTGGTCTACTGACCGCGATGGTTCTGGTAATCCTGTCCCAGAGCGTCTGGGTCGATGTCCTGGGCAACGCCTCCGCCATCATGCCGTACAAGTACCCGGCCATCTTCTCCATGCCGGTGGCCTTCGTTCTGGCCTGGCTGTTCTCTGTCACCGACAACAGCCAGCGTGCCCAGGAAGAACGCGCGCGCTTCCACGCCCAGTACGTCCGTTCCGAGACCGGTATCGGCGCGGAAGGCGCCACCCGCCACTAA
- a CDS encoding DEAD/DEAH box helicase, translating into MSFADLGLMPELLTALDAVGYTTPTPIQREAIPVVLTGRDLLAAAQTGTGKTAGFTLPLLQRLSTTPVLHPAPKHRVRALVLTPTRELAAQVGESVTEYGQHLNLSSLVIFGGVNINPQRDRLRKRLDILVATPGRLLDHVSQGNIDLGGIEILVLDEADRMLDMGFIRDIKRVLALLPKKRQNLLFSATFAPEIKTFAHSLLDNPAKVEVAPQVTTAERVSQRIYPVNRDAKKALLQKLIDEGQWHQVLVFTRTKHGANRLAEQLDKDGIPAMAIHGNKSQSAREKALGAFKAGKLRVLVATDIAARGIDIDALPHVVNYELPNVPEDYVHRIGRTGRAGAGGEAISLVCVDEHKLLADIERTIRQKLERVIVPGFEPDPNAKPEPLRKPQGQRPPRRQGGQGAPRREGASANGNQSRGNASGNRSGDVNGNRAPRPSRQEHRQDNRRNNASGNRSGQSRRSQGQ; encoded by the coding sequence ATGTCATTTGCTGATCTCGGCCTGATGCCCGAGCTTCTGACCGCGCTCGACGCTGTCGGTTACACCACCCCCACCCCCATCCAACGCGAAGCCATTCCCGTGGTACTGACCGGTCGCGACCTCCTAGCCGCCGCCCAAACGGGTACCGGCAAGACCGCCGGCTTCACCCTGCCCCTGCTGCAACGGTTGAGCACGACACCCGTCCTGCACCCGGCACCGAAGCACCGGGTTCGGGCACTGGTCCTGACCCCGACGCGCGAACTGGCCGCCCAGGTCGGCGAAAGCGTGACGGAATACGGCCAACATCTGAACCTGAGTTCGCTGGTCATCTTCGGCGGGGTCAACATCAACCCGCAGCGCGACCGCCTGCGCAAACGGCTGGACATCCTGGTCGCCACGCCGGGCCGACTGCTCGACCACGTGAGCCAGGGCAACATCGATCTCGGCGGGATTGAAATCCTCGTGCTGGACGAAGCCGACCGCATGCTCGACATGGGCTTCATCCGCGACATCAAACGGGTTCTGGCCCTGCTGCCGAAAAAGCGGCAGAACCTCCTGTTCTCTGCGACGTTTGCGCCGGAGATCAAGACGTTCGCGCATAGCCTGCTCGACAACCCCGCCAAGGTCGAAGTCGCACCGCAGGTCACCACGGCCGAGCGCGTCAGTCAGCGCATATACCCCGTGAACCGGGATGCGAAAAAAGCCCTGCTGCAGAAGCTGATCGACGAGGGGCAATGGCATCAGGTGCTGGTGTTCACCCGCACCAAGCACGGCGCGAACCGCCTGGCCGAGCAGCTCGACAAGGACGGCATTCCCGCCATGGCGATCCACGGCAACAAGAGCCAGTCGGCGCGTGAAAAGGCGCTGGGCGCCTTCAAGGCGGGCAAGCTGCGCGTCCTGGTGGCAACCGACATCGCCGCGCGCGGCATCGATATCGACGCCCTGCCCCACGTCGTGAACTACGAGCTGCCAAATGTGCCGGAAGACTACGTGCATCGGATCGGACGGACCGGCCGGGCTGGGGCCGGTGGGGAGGCCATTTCGCTCGTCTGCGTGGACGAACACAAGCTACTGGCCGACATCGAACGCACGATCCGCCAGAAACTGGAACGAGTCATCGTACCGGGCTTCGAACCGGACCCGAACGCCAAACCCGAACCGCTGCGCAAGCCGCAGGGCCAGCGCCCGCCGCGTCGCCAAGGTGGCCAAGGCGCCCCTCGTCGTGAAGGGGCTTCAGCCAACGGGAATCAATCACGTGGCAACGCTTCCGGGAATCGCTCCGGCGACGTCAACGGCAACCGCGCACCACGGCCCAGTCGCCAAGAACACCGTCAAGATAACCGCCGGAACAATGCTTCGGGCAATCGCAGCGGCCAGTCCAGACGAAGCCAGGGACAGTGA